A genomic region of Cydia splendana chromosome 17, ilCydSple1.2, whole genome shotgun sequence contains the following coding sequences:
- the LOC134798931 gene encoding ubiquinone biosynthesis protein COQ4 homolog, mitochondrial has product MQSTNLSKAIRRFSISATKCNTFTEELHKNYIPTNQFQRTLLSAGSAAISLFNPWRGDMIACLGEVTGGNAIRYMKEKMLETTEGKEILSEMPRINSQTVSFEHLENMPENTLGRVYADFMKENNITADSRMPVQFIEDPEMAYVMQRYREVHDLVHASLFMKTNMLGEVAVKWVEGIQTKLPMCISGGIWGAARLKPKHRQLYLKCYLPWAVRTGHNARFLQGIYFEKRWDQDIDEFHKEMNIVPLLKK; this is encoded by the exons ATGCAATCAACAAACCTGTCTAAAGCGATAAGAAGATTCTCTATATCGGCAACGAAATGTAACACATTTACGGAGGAACTACACAAAAACTACATACCCACGAACCAATTCCAAAGAACGCTTCTCTCTGCGGGATCTGCTGCAATTTCCCTCTTCAATCCATGGCGGGGTGACATGATCGCCTGCCTGGGTGAAGTGACGGGCGGCAATGCTATAAGATACATGAAGGAAAAAATGCTTGAGACAACAGAAGGAAAAGAAATATTAAGTGAGATGCCTCGCATAAATTCTCAAACGGTTTCTTTCGAGCATCTTGAAAATATGCCTGAGAATACTCTAGGAAGGGTATACGCGGACTTTATGAAGGAGAACAACATCACAGCTGACTCGAGGATGCCAGTACAGTTCATTGAAGATCCTGAAATGGCATATGTGATGCAGAGGTATAGAGAAGTGCATGATTTAGTACATGCCTCCTTGTTTATGAAGACCAATATGCTGGGAGAG GTAGCTGTAAAATGGGTGGAAGGAATCCAGACGAAACTGCCCATGTGTATCAGTGGTGGTATCTGGGGCGCGGCTCGCCTTAAGCCAAAGCATCGCCAGCTCTACCTCAAATGCTACCTGCCCTGGGCTGTGAGGACTGGACATAATGCTAGGTTTTTGCAAG GCATATACTTCGAAAAGAGATGGGACCAAGATATCGACGAATTTCATAAGGAGATGAACATTGTTCCATTGCTCAAGAAGTAA